TTAGCCGCTCGTCGGCCAGTCGCACCGGGACCGGCGCGATACGCGCCGCCAATTGATCGGCGAGCGCGATCGCGTCCTGGGCCGCGGTGCCCGACCGGTCGGCCAGTGTCCGCGGTAGGCCCACGATCGCCTCCACCACCTCGAGTTCATCGACCAACGCCGCCAGCCGACGCAGATGTCTGTCCGAACCTCTACTGCCTTTTCGCCTATCGCGCGCGACGGTCTCCACCGGCGTCGCGAGGATTCCGTCCGGGTCGCTGACCGCCACGCCGATGCGGACGCTGCCCGCGTCGATGCCCAACCGTCGGCCGCGGCCGGGATCGGGCGGAGTCAGGGTTGGACCCGGCCGATCCGGCAGACGGTCGTCGGTATTCGCCACGCGGTCAGCTCCGGTCCAGTTCGGCGCGCAGCGCGGCCAGTGCCGCGTCGATCCCCGCCGCCCCTTTTCCGGAGCCCTGTGCCAGGTCAGCCTTGCCGCCCCCGCGGCCGTTCACCGGCGCTCCCAACGTCTTCACCAGCTCGTTGGCGCTCAGGCCGAGGTCCTGCGCCGCCGCATTGACGGCGACGACGAACGGAACCGCGTCACCCTCGCCTTCGGCGATCAACGCGACGACCGCGGGATCACTGCCCAGCCTGCCCTTGATGTCGCCGACGAGCGTGCGCAGATCCGCCGCCGACATCCCGCCGGCCATCCGCTGCGCCACGAGGTGGACCTTACCGACCTGCTCGGCGCCTGCGGCGGCATTGGCGGCCACGGCGCGCGCATTCGCCAGCCGCATCCGGTCGAGTTCCTTCTCTGCGGCACGAAGGCGTTCGACGAGGTTGGCGACGCGGGCGGGCACCTCCTCCGACGGCACCTTCAGCGTCGACGCCAACCCGGCCATCAGGGCGCGCTCCTTGGCCAGGTGCCGGAACGAGTCCAGCCCGACGTAGGCCTCCACCCGTCGCACACCGGAGCCGATCGACGATTCGCCCAGAATCGTGACGGGCCCGATCTGGGCCGAACTGCGCACGTGGGTTCCGCCGCAGAGTTCGAGTGAGAAAGGGCCGCCGATCTCGACCACCCGCACCTCATCGGGATACGCCTCGCCGAACAGCGCCATCGCGCCCATCGCCTTGGCCTTCTCCAACTCGGTGGTGAAGCTGTGCACCTCGAAGTCGGCCTCGACCGCCTCGTTGGTGACCTCTTCTATCTGGGTGCGCTGATCCTCGCTGAGGGGGCCCTGCCAGTTGAAGTCGAACCGCAGGTATCCGGGCCGGTTCAGCGAGCCCGCCTGAACGGCGTTGGGGCCCAACACCTGCCGCAGCGCGGCGTGCACCATATGGGTACCCGAGTGTCCCTGGGTCGCGCCGTGGCGCCACTTGGGGTCGACGGCGGCCACAACGGTGTCGCCCTCGACGAACTCGCCGGACTCGACGTTGACGCGGTGTGCCCACAGGGTTTTGGCGATCTTCTGCACGTCGGTCACCGCCGCCTTGGCCGCCGCGGATGCGCCGGTTCCGCTGATCGCGCCCTCGTCGGCGATCTGTCCGCCGGACTCCGCGTAGAACGGGCTGCGATCGAGAATGATTTCGATGCGGTCGGCGTCCTGGGCTCCGTGACTGATGACCGGTACCCGCTTGCCGTCGACGAAGATGCCGAGAATCCTTGCCTCGGAGGTCAATTCGTCGAAGCCCGTGAATTCGGTGGGTGCGGTGTCGACGAGTTCGCGGTAGGCCGACAGATCGGAGTGCGCCTGTTTACGGGCGGCCGCGTCGGCCTTGGCGCGCTGCCGCTGCTCGGCCATCAGACTGCGGAAGCCCTCTTCGTCGACGGACAGGCCGGCCTCGGCCGCCATCTCCAGCGTCAGCTCCAGCGGGAACCCGTAGGTGTCGTGCAGGGTGAACGCGTCGCTTCCGGACAGCACCTTGGCGCCCGCCGCCTTCGTCGCGCCCGCCGCCTCCTCGAACAGCCGCGAGCCCGAGGCGAGCGTGCGGTTGAACGCGGTTTCCTCCGCGACGGCGATGCGCTCGATGCGCTCGAAGTCGTCGACGAGTTCGGGGTACGACGGGCCCATGGTGTCGCGCACCGTCGCCATCAGCTGGCTCATGATCGGCTGCTCGACGCCCAGCAGCTTCGCCGAGCGGATGATCCGGCGCAGTAGCCGGCGCAGGACGTAGCCGCGGCCCTCGTTGCCGGGGCTGACGCCGTCGCCGATGATGATCGCCGAGGACCGACTGTGATCAGCGATGATGCGGTAGCGGACGTCGTCCTCGTGGTTGCCCTGGGCGTATCCCCGTGGTGCGACCGCCGCGACGAGGTCGATGACCGGACGCAGCAGGTCGGTCTCGTAGACGTTGTCGACGCCCTGCAGGATGCAGGCCACCCGCTCGATGCCCATGCCGGTGTCGATGTTCTTGCGGGGCAGCGGGCCGAGGATCTCGAAGTTCTCCTTCGAGGTGCCCTCGCCGCGCTCGTTCTGCATGAACACGAGGTTCCAGATCTCGATGTAGCGGTCCTCGTTGGCGACAGGCCCGCCGTCCACGCCGTATTCGGGCCCGCGGTCGTAGTAGATCTCCGAAGACGGCCCGCACGGTCCGGGGATGCCCATGGACCAGTAGTTGTCGGCCATGCCGCGGCGCTGGATGCGTTCCAGCGGCAACCCGGCGACTTCCTGCCACAGGCCGATCGCCTCGTCGTCGTCGAGATAGACCGTCGCCCAGAGCCTTTCGGGGTCCAGGCCGTAGCCGCCCTCCCCGACGGGGTTGGTCAGCAGGCTCCAGGCGTATTCGATGGCGCCCTTCTTGAAGTAGTCGCCGAAGCTGAAGTTGCCCGCCATCTGGAAGAAGGTGTTGTGGCGGGTGGTGATGCCGACCTCGTCGATGTCGGGGGTGCGAATGCACTTCTGGACGCTGACGGCGCGCTTCCACGGCGGGGTGCGCTGCCCGAGGAAGTAGGGCACGAACTGGACCATGCCGGCGTTGACGAACAGCAGATTGGGGTCGTCGAGGATCACCGAGGCGCTGGGCACCTCGGTGTGACCCGCCTTCACGTAGTGATCAAGGAAACGCTTCCTGATCTCATGTGTCTGCACGTTCTACTGTTCCTCGCACTGGGAGTGGTCTGCAATTACCTGCGACTATTCGACCGCACTACAGTACCGGTCGCGGTTGTCGCACCTGAAAGCCCAACGAACCGGCGGGCCGTCCGGTGCCGGGTTACCCGGAAATGAAGCTCAGTCGCACCTTCCGCTGTGGATTGTCGCGGTTCAGATCGACGAGCACCACGCTCTGCCACGTCCCCAACAGCGGTTTTCCGCCCTGGACAGGCACCGTCACCGACGGGGCGACCAGCGCGGGCATCACGTGATCCGCACCATGACCCGGCGAGCCGTGGGAGTGGCGGTAGCGGTCGTCGCGGGGCAGCAGGCGTTCGAGCGTGTCGAGCAGGTCGTCGTCGGATCCGGCGCCGGTTTCGATGATCGCGACACCCGCCGTGGCGTGCGGGACGAACACATTGCACAGGCCGTCCTCGTGCCCGCTACAGAAGGCGCGCACGGCGTCGGTCAGGTCGACGATGCGGCGGCGGGCGGTGTCGATGTCGAGTACGGCGGTGTCCACGTCACCGAGCCTACGAGCGCGAGCATTGATTGACGCGTGCGTTTATTGGGTCTGGGCCGCGGGTATGTCCCGGATCACACAACGTGATCAGACCCGAGAGCTTGGAGACACCGTGACCATCACCAGCGTTATCACCGCAATCCTCATCGGCATCGTGGTCGGCGTCCTCGGCCGGCTGGTAGTGCCTGGCAAGCAACCGATCGGCATGGTGTTGACGGTCCTCGTCGGCATCGTGGCCGCGTTCATCGGCACCGCGATCGCGAGGGCGATCGGAATCCCCACCGCGACCAACGGCGTGGACTGGCTGGAACTGCTGGTTCAGGTCGTCGTCGCCGCGTTGGGCGTCGCCCTGGTGGCGTCCTTGATGGGACGCAGGCGCACCGGCCTGATGGGCCGCAGGCGCTCAGGGCTGCTGCGCTGACCTCATACCCCCGATGGCGATCCCGGCTGAGACCCCTGCGGCCGGGATCGCCCCTTTCTAGAGGCTTTTGAGGAGCACGTCGAGCTTCTCGTAGCCCTCGGTCATACCGCCTTCCATCCCGGACGACAACAGCGCGTCGCGAGCCTCGGTGTTGGGACAGATCGAGCGACCCCGCAGCCGGGAGCGACCGTTGCCCAGATCGTCGAACCACATGAACTCGAGGTTCACCATGTCCGGTGCGCCCTCGAATTCGAAGGTCTGCAGGATGAACTCGTTGTCGCGCACGGTGTGGAAGGTGCCGTTGAAACCGAACGTCCCTCGCTCGTTGGTGTGGGTATAGCGGTAGCCGCCATGGCTTTTGAAGTTCCACTCGCTGACGTCCATCTCGAGGCCATGCGGGCCCAGCCACTGCTTCACCAGCTCCGGTTCGGCGTGTGCGCGGAACAGTGCCTCGACGGGCGCGTCGAATTCCCGGGTGAATTCCATGGCCAGGGTGTCCACCGGGGCCTTGAGGTCCAATGCGTTCGTCATTTCTGTTTTCCCTTCGGTGTGTCGGTCATGTCGGCCAGTAGCGCATCCAGCCGGCGGTAACTGCGTTCGGCGTCAAGCCGATATCGGTCGATCCATGCGGTCAGCCTCTCCAGCGCGGCGGCGTCGAGATGGACGGGCCGTCGCTGCGCGTCGCGGGTCCGAGTGACAAGGCCCGCGTGCTCGAGCACCTGAATGTGCTTGGAGACCGCCTGTTTGGTGATGTCGAACGGGGCAGCCAGCTCGTTGACCGTGGCCGACCCCCTGGACAACCGCGCCACGATGGCGCGTCGAACCGGGTCCGCGAGCGCCAGGAAGGCGCGGTCGAGTCGCGCATCCTCATCGTCACCACTCCCCATTATCAACCTTTTATTTGATCAATACTTTGGTTGATTACAACGGTAGGAAGGTTCGTGAGGGGTGTCAAGGGGTGGACCTACATCGCTGTCAATGAGCTGCGGGAAAGACGCGAGTAGCGGCCTGCAGAACGTGGATAGCGTCAGCGCTTCCTGCGGATGATTGCACGCAACTTGTCCAACCGCGTCGCGATCTCGCGCTCCGCACCGTGCGTGGTCGGGCGGTAGTAGTCGACGCCGACCAGCTCGTCGGGCGGATATTGCTGGGGCACAACACCATCGGGGTCGTCGTGCGCGTACTTGTAGCCGATCGCGTTGCCCAGCTTCTCGGCACCCGAGTAGTGACCGTCGCGCAGATGCGCGGGCACCAACCCCGCCTTACCCGCCCTGATATCGGCCATCGCGGACCCCAGCGCGGTGGTGACCGCATTCGACTTCGGCGCCGTCGCCAAGTGCACCGTGGCATGGGCGAGCGTGAGTTGCGCCTCCGGCATCCCGATCAACTGCACCGTCTGCGCCGCGGCGACAGCGGTCTGCAGCGCCGACGGATCCGCCATGCCGATGTCCTCGCTCGCCAGGATCATGAGCCGGC
The nucleotide sequence above comes from Mycolicibacterium moriokaense. Encoded proteins:
- the ruvX gene encoding Holliday junction resolvase RuvX; this translates as MANTDDRLPDRPGPTLTPPDPGRGRRLGIDAGSVRIGVAVSDPDGILATPVETVARDRRKGSRGSDRHLRRLAALVDELEVVEAIVGLPRTLADRSGTAAQDAIALADQLAARIAPVPVRLADERLTTVAAQRSLREAGIRAKGQRSMIDQAAAVGILQNWLDQRRAVAAHGDIEGVVSDV
- the alaS gene encoding alanine--tRNA ligase, which gives rise to MQTHEIRKRFLDHYVKAGHTEVPSASVILDDPNLLFVNAGMVQFVPYFLGQRTPPWKRAVSVQKCIRTPDIDEVGITTRHNTFFQMAGNFSFGDYFKKGAIEYAWSLLTNPVGEGGYGLDPERLWATVYLDDDEAIGLWQEVAGLPLERIQRRGMADNYWSMGIPGPCGPSSEIYYDRGPEYGVDGGPVANEDRYIEIWNLVFMQNERGEGTSKENFEILGPLPRKNIDTGMGIERVACILQGVDNVYETDLLRPVIDLVAAVAPRGYAQGNHEDDVRYRIIADHSRSSAIIIGDGVSPGNEGRGYVLRRLLRRIIRSAKLLGVEQPIMSQLMATVRDTMGPSYPELVDDFERIERIAVAEETAFNRTLASGSRLFEEAAGATKAAGAKVLSGSDAFTLHDTYGFPLELTLEMAAEAGLSVDEEGFRSLMAEQRQRAKADAAARKQAHSDLSAYRELVDTAPTEFTGFDELTSEARILGIFVDGKRVPVISHGAQDADRIEIILDRSPFYAESGGQIADEGAISGTGASAAAKAAVTDVQKIAKTLWAHRVNVESGEFVEGDTVVAAVDPKWRHGATQGHSGTHMVHAALRQVLGPNAVQAGSLNRPGYLRFDFNWQGPLSEDQRTQIEEVTNEAVEADFEVHSFTTELEKAKAMGAMALFGEAYPDEVRVVEIGGPFSLELCGGTHVRSSAQIGPVTILGESSIGSGVRRVEAYVGLDSFRHLAKERALMAGLASTLKVPSEEVPARVANLVERLRAAEKELDRMRLANARAVAANAAAGAEQVGKVHLVAQRMAGGMSAADLRTLVGDIKGRLGSDPAVVALIAEGEGDAVPFVVAVNAAAQDLGLSANELVKTLGAPVNGRGGGKADLAQGSGKGAAGIDAALAALRAELDRS
- a CDS encoding secondary thiamine-phosphate synthase enzyme YjbQ; this translates as MDTAVLDIDTARRRIVDLTDAVRAFCSGHEDGLCNVFVPHATAGVAIIETGAGSDDDLLDTLERLLPRDDRYRHSHGSPGHGADHVMPALVAPSVTVPVQGGKPLLGTWQSVVLVDLNRDNPQRKVRLSFISG
- a CDS encoding GlsB/YeaQ/YmgE family stress response membrane protein encodes the protein MTITSVITAILIGIVVGVLGRLVVPGKQPIGMVLTVLVGIVAAFIGTAIARAIGIPTATNGVDWLELLVQVVVAALGVALVASLMGRRRTGLMGRRRSGLLR
- a CDS encoding SRPBCC family protein, with product MTNALDLKAPVDTLAMEFTREFDAPVEALFRAHAEPELVKQWLGPHGLEMDVSEWNFKSHGGYRYTHTNERGTFGFNGTFHTVRDNEFILQTFEFEGAPDMVNLEFMWFDDLGNGRSRLRGRSICPNTEARDALLSSGMEGGMTEGYEKLDVLLKSL
- a CDS encoding ArsR/SmtB family transcription factor translates to MGSGDDEDARLDRAFLALADPVRRAIVARLSRGSATVNELAAPFDITKQAVSKHIQVLEHAGLVTRTRDAQRRPVHLDAAALERLTAWIDRYRLDAERSYRRLDALLADMTDTPKGKQK